One genomic region from Quercus robur chromosome 4, dhQueRobu3.1, whole genome shotgun sequence encodes:
- the LOC126721847 gene encoding protein DETOXIFICATION 34, with protein MGRVIGEKQENEALKAEERTGSSSSSAGSSPREPLKSQSPSHLIDAGSLETAELHPAPTTLIETNAGDYPPPNNLYDIKCICYAETTKLWSIAAPIAFNILCNYAVNSFTNIFVGHIGNMELSAVAISLSVISNFSFGFLFGMGSALETLCGQAFGAGQVEMLGVYLQRSWIILFVTCFCLLPLYIFATPILKLLGQEDDIAELAGKFSIQIIPQMFSLAFNFPTQKFLQAQSKVGFLAWLGFVALILHIVILFIFMKVFGWGISGAAAAFDISAWIISLGQSVYVVGWCKDGWKGLSWLAFKDIWPFVRLSIASAIMICLEIWYMMTIIVLTGHLENPIIAVGSLSICMNLNGWEGMLFIGINAAISVRVSNELGSGHPRAAKYSVIVTVIESLFIGILCGTIILVAKDHFAIIFTGDKEMQRAVSRLAFLLSITMILNSVQPVISGVAVGGGWQAIVAYINLFCYYVVGLPLGFLLGYKTRLGVEGIWIGMILGTVLQTLILLHIIYKTNWNKEVEVALERMQKWTGQDETFD; from the exons ATGGGTCGAGTCATAG GGGAAAAGCAAGAAAATGAAGCACTCAAGGCAGAGGAAAGGACTGGCTCTAGTTCTTCCTCTGCAGGTTCATCACCTAGAGAACCATTGAAGTCTCAAAGTCCATCACATTTGATAGATGCCGGGTCCTTGGAAACTGCGGAGCTCCACCCTGCACCTACAACATTAATTGAGACCAATGCTGGAGATTATCCTCCTCCCAACAATCTTTATGACATAAAATGTATATGCTATGCAGAGACCACAAAGCTATGGTCAATTGCAGCCCCTATAGCATTCAACATTTTGTGCAATTATGCTGTCAATTCGTTtaccaatatttttgttggacACATTGGAAATATGGAGCTCTCTGCAGTTGCAATAAGTTTGTCTGTCATTTCAAACTTCTCTTTTGGCTTCTTG TTTGGTATGGGAAGTGCACTGGAGACATTATGTGGTCAGGCATTTGGTGCCGGGCAAGTGGAAATGCTAGGGGTATATTTGCAACGTTCATGGATTATTCTATTTGTGACTTGTTTCTGCCTATTGCCTCTTTACATATTCGCAACACCAATCCTAAAACTCCTTGGACAAGAAGATGACATTGCTGAGCTTGCTGGAAAGTTTTCAATACAGATCATCCCTCAAATGTTTTCACTTGCTTTCAACTTTCCAACCCAAAAGTTCTTGCAGGCACAGAGCAAGGTTGGATTTCTGGCGTGGCTTGGTTTTGTGGCTTTAATTCTACACATTGTAATCCTCTTTATCTTCATGAAAGTGTTTGGCTGGGGTATTAGTGGTGCTGCTGCCGCGTTTGACATCTCGGCATGGATCATCTCCTTGGGTCAGTCAGTTTATGTTGTTGGTTGGTGCAAGGATGGGTGGAAAGGATTGTCATGGTTAGCCTTCAAGGACATTTGGCCCTTTGTGAGGCTCTCCATTGCTTCAGCTATAATGATTTGCCTAGAGATTTGGTATATGATGACTATAATTGTTCTCACTGGACACCTGGAGAATCCTATCATTGCTGTTGGTTCCCTTTCAATCTG CATGAACTTAAATGGGTGGGAAGGCATGTTGTTCATTGGCATCAATGCAGCAATAAg TGTTCGAGTTTCCAATGAGCTAGGATCTGGACACCCTAGAGCAGCCAAATACTCAGTCATTGTCACTGTCATTGAATCTCTCTTCATTGGGATTTTGTGTGGAACCATTATCTTGGTTGCAAAAGACCATTTTGCTATCATCTTTACTGGAGATAAAGAGATGCAACGGGCTGTTTCTCGTTTAGCTTTCCTTCTTTCTATAACCATGATACTTAATAGTGTTCAGCCAGTTATCTCAG GTGTTGCTGTTGGAGGAGGTTGGCAAGCCATAGTGGCTTATataaacttgttttgttattACGTTGTAGGACTCCCTCTTGGCTTTCTTCTCGGCTACAAAACTAGACTAGGAGTGGAG GGAATCTGGATTGGCATGATTTTGGGGACAGTTTTGCAGACATTGATCCTCTTGCATATCATTTATAAAACCAACTGGAACAAGGAG GTAGAGGTAGCATTAGAACGAATGCAGAAGTGGACTGGACAAGATGAAACATTTGATTAA